The genome window TGCAAGTGGTCCGACGAGGTGCTGGACGTGGCCGCGCTCCCGACGATGCTCCGTCGGGCGTTCCGCGTCGCGCTCACGCCGCCGACCGGCCCGGTGTTCCTCGCGCTGCCGCTCGACGTGATGATGACCGAGACGGACGCAGACCCCGAGCGACTGGGACCGATCCCGACCGCGGGCCGCGGCGACTCCGCCGAGATAGAACGCGCCGCCGACCTGCTCGCCGGGGCCGACGACCCCGTGCTCGTCGTCGGCGACGAGGTCGCTCGCGCCGGGACCGATGCCGTCGACGCGGTCGTCGAACTCGCGGAGGCGGCGGGCGCCCGCGTCCACGGCGAGATTCTCTCCTGCGAGGTGAACTTCCCCGGCGACCACCCGCAGTGGGTGTCTCACGTCCCGCCGGACGAGGGACTCGCGTCGACGCTGATGGAGACGGACACGCTCGTCTTCGCGGGCGTCTCGACGCACACGACGCTGACGCGTCACGAGGAACCGCTCGTGCCCGACGACGCGACGTGCATCCACCTCGGGCCCGACGCGTGGGAACTCGGGAAGAATCAGCCCGCGGACGCGGCCGTGGTGGGCGACGTCGGCTCCGTCTGTTCGGACCTCGCGGGGCGCGTCGGAGAGCGGGTCGACGACGGCGAACGCGAGGCGCGACTCGACCTCGTCGACGCGACGAAACGGGCGGTCGAACATCGGACGCGCTCGCTCGGAACGGGCGACGCCGACGACCCACGGGCCTCGAAAGCCGAGCTGGTCGACGCAATTCGGGCCGCCGCCCCCGACGCGTACGTCGTCGACGAGGGTATCACCTCGAAGTACGTGATGCTCACGCGGTGGCCGTTCGCGCCCGAACAGTACGTCTCGAACAAGGGCGGCGGGCTGGGTTACGGGCTCCCGGCGGCGGTCGGTGCCGCCGTCGCCGAGAGCCAGCGCGACGACCCCCGGACGGTTCTCGGATTCATCGGCGACGGCTCGTACCTCTACTACCCGCAGACGCTGTACACGGCGGCGCGGTACGACCTCGACCTCACCGTCGTCGTCTCCGACAATCGAAACTACCGCATCCTGAAGGACAACGCGCTCGGCCTGTTCGGCGGCGACGAAGGCGATTACGAGTTCGTCGGGATGGACTTCGACCCGCCGGTCGACATCCCGAAAAACGCCGAGAGTCACGGCGCTCGCGGGCAGTTGGTCGACTCGCGGGAAGAGATCGAAGACGCGGTTCGGGAGGCGGTCTCTCGGAGTGGACCGGACGTGCTGGACGTGCTCGTCCACGACTGAGGGCGGTCGCCGCCCCGAACGTGGGCATCGCGCTCCCCGCCCGAGTTGCCGACGACCACCTGACTTTTACTGGTCGCGCCGGTGGGTCTGCGTATGAGCGACGCGCCAGCGCCGGACGCCGGACGCGGTCCGACCGGACCGACGGCGTTCGACTTCGAACACGTGCCGGAGACCGACCAGTCGTTCGAGAACGCGCTGGCGAAAGCCCGCGACGGGGAGCGACTCACCGTCGACGACGGCGTCGAACTGCTGACGACCGGCACCGACTCGGAGGGTATCGACCCGGCGCGAAAGGAACTCGTCCTGGAGGCCGCCGACCGCCGCCGCGCAGAGGTCGTCGGCGAGGACGTGACGTTCGTCGCCAACCTCAACAACAACGTGACGACGGCGTGCAACACCGGCTGTCTGTTCTGTAACTTCAAGAACAGCTCGCACGCGTTCGAGACCGACTCCGACGCCGACCACGGCGGATTCACGAAGACGCCCGCTGAATCGAGAGCCGTCGTCGAGGACGCGCTCGATATGGGCATCTACGAGGTCACCTCCGTCTCCGGACTCCACCCGGCGTTCGCGCTCGACGAGGAGCACCACGAGATTCTCCGCGGCTACGACGACGCCGCGCGGACGGTGAACTACAAGCCGCCCGAACGGTACGAGACGGACCCCGGAACGTATCTCGAACAGATGGAGGCGATGAGCGTCGGCGGCGTCCACCTCCACTCGATGACGCCCGAGGAGGCGTATCACGCCCGCC of Haloprofundus halophilus contains these proteins:
- a CDS encoding thiamine pyrophosphate-binding protein — translated: MSDGYSGADLFVDALEQYGVTHLFGNPGTTELPVMRALEDSDLDYVLGLHEDVAVGAAAGYASTRRYHGHRDPDVLPVGVVNLHVAPGLAHGLGNLYGASVAGAPLVVTAGNHSTDFRHEEPILSGDLRELTDQFCKWSDEVLDVAALPTMLRRAFRVALTPPTGPVFLALPLDVMMTETDADPERLGPIPTAGRGDSAEIERAADLLAGADDPVLVVGDEVARAGTDAVDAVVELAEAAGARVHGEILSCEVNFPGDHPQWVSHVPPDEGLASTLMETDTLVFAGVSTHTTLTRHEEPLVPDDATCIHLGPDAWELGKNQPADAAVVGDVGSVCSDLAGRVGERVDDGEREARLDLVDATKRAVEHRTRSLGTGDADDPRASKAELVDAIRAAAPDAYVVDEGITSKYVMLTRWPFAPEQYVSNKGGGLGYGLPAAVGAAVAESQRDDPRTVLGFIGDGSYLYYPQTLYTAARYDLDLTVVVSDNRNYRILKDNALGLFGGDEGDYEFVGMDFDPPVDIPKNAESHGARGQLVDSREEIEDAVREAVSRSGPDVLDVLVHD